Proteins encoded together in one uncultured Desulfobacter sp. window:
- a CDS encoding IS1634 family transposase, whose product MIDEIIPPADREKGPSIGEYFLYCVWNRMIETVSKNKLSDWYKRTAIQHIRPVDLNELSCKRYWDKWDRVDEKTLNTIISKFFRRLWQVEKPSSDCLLFDTTNYYTFMGSQTLSKIACRGKNKEGRHNLRQIGLGLLVARDTRLPLFYSIYPGNIHDSKHFESIMEEMFRVACDLNNTKERLTIVIDKGMNSEGNYTWIDEHSRVHFITTYSTYFAQELAATPLDRFEIADTARNRRLIDEERREECQLAYRTKKEYWGKERSVIITYNPRTARKKSYTFESKLDMIRQELLAMRTKVKEGAAHWKKAEDVQARYIRLCQRLHMAPDLFTLNFETSANGLNMSFRKDPYIVKQKKLMFGKNIIITDNTDWATKDIIEASLDRWQVEDRFRLSKNEDLVGVQPIRHWTDSKIKCHLFTCVAAMAYLRRIELKLKSAGIERTAENVMDDMKHLHSILTLPKGARKPTRRLETPSKTQAEVLSAFGHHINEGGVLQPVT is encoded by the coding sequence ATGATTGATGAGATTATTCCACCGGCCGATCGGGAAAAAGGACCTTCAATAGGGGAATATTTCCTTTATTGTGTCTGGAATCGCATGATTGAGACCGTCAGTAAAAACAAATTATCGGATTGGTATAAGAGAACCGCGATCCAGCATATACGCCCTGTCGATCTAAACGAACTCTCATGCAAACGATACTGGGACAAGTGGGACCGAGTTGATGAAAAAACCTTAAATACGATCATATCGAAGTTCTTCAGACGATTATGGCAGGTCGAAAAGCCTTCGTCTGATTGTCTGTTATTTGATACCACTAATTATTATACCTTCATGGGAAGCCAAACTTTGTCGAAAATTGCGTGCAGGGGTAAAAACAAGGAAGGCAGACATAATCTCAGACAGATCGGCCTCGGCCTTTTGGTTGCACGAGACACCAGACTCCCTTTATTTTATTCGATTTACCCAGGCAATATTCATGATAGCAAGCACTTTGAATCAATCATGGAAGAAATGTTTAGGGTGGCATGCGACCTGAACAATACCAAAGAGCGACTTACAATCGTTATTGACAAAGGAATGAATTCTGAAGGGAATTACACCTGGATTGACGAGCATTCCAGAGTCCATTTTATTACGACATATTCCACTTATTTTGCCCAGGAGCTTGCGGCTACCCCACTCGACCGGTTTGAAATTGCAGATACTGCCCGCAACAGAAGACTGATTGATGAAGAGCGCCGGGAAGAGTGTCAATTGGCATATCGAACTAAAAAAGAATACTGGGGCAAGGAGCGGAGCGTTATCATAACTTATAATCCCAGGACAGCCCGAAAGAAATCATACACCTTTGAGAGCAAGCTTGATATGATCCGACAGGAATTGCTTGCAATGAGAACGAAGGTTAAAGAAGGAGCAGCTCACTGGAAGAAAGCTGAGGACGTACAAGCCAGATATATCCGATTGTGTCAAAGGCTTCACATGGCCCCCGATTTATTTACTCTGAATTTTGAAACATCAGCAAACGGCTTGAATATGAGCTTCCGAAAAGATCCATATATAGTGAAACAAAAAAAGCTGATGTTCGGTAAAAATATTATCATCACAGATAATACGGACTGGGCGACAAAAGATATTATTGAAGCGAGTTTAGATCGATGGCAAGTTGAAGACCGCTTCCGTCTCAGTAAGAATGAAGACTTAGTAGGTGTGCAGCCGATCCGGCACTGGACTGACAGCAAAATTAAATGTCATTTATTTACATGTGTGGCCGCCATGGCTTACCTGCGTCGAATTGAATTAAAACTAAAGAGCGCCGGAATTGAACGGACAGCAGAGAACGTCATGGATGATATGAAGCATCTACATTCTATTCTGACTTTGCCGAAAGGGGCAAGAAAACCGACCAGGCGCCTTGAGACGCCGAGTAAGACCCAGGCCGAAGTCCTATCGGCCT
- the istB gene encoding IS21-like element helper ATPase IstB, with the protein MDEQFTQMLKYLRLSGLLSNWDRYLSIAQKGNYSHTRLLEYVVEQEYNLKKENARKMRITRARIPEKYVIETFPFDRQPQLNKKKILNMYDGFDYVEKCRNLIFMGPTGTGKTGLATAFLTHAIDRGYNGRFIAFAELVEQLYQSVADHTEAHVIKKFAATDCLLIDELGYVEVEPVQVGLFFTLMSRRHQKKTTLITSNLGFSQWSSFLKNDHLTAALIDRLTENSHVINMRNCVSLRSKLGTI; encoded by the coding sequence ATGGATGAACAATTTACACAGATGCTCAAGTATCTTAGGCTTTCCGGTCTTCTGTCGAACTGGGACCGTTATCTTTCCATCGCTCAGAAGGGCAATTACTCCCATACGCGCCTGCTCGAATATGTCGTCGAGCAGGAGTATAATCTCAAAAAGGAAAACGCCAGAAAAATGCGGATTACTCGTGCCAGGATCCCGGAAAAATACGTGATCGAGACCTTTCCTTTTGATCGGCAGCCGCAGCTGAACAAAAAGAAGATCCTGAACATGTACGATGGGTTCGATTACGTGGAAAAATGCCGTAATCTGATTTTTATGGGGCCGACCGGCACCGGGAAAACCGGGCTTGCAACCGCTTTCCTCACCCATGCCATTGATCGGGGATACAACGGACGATTTATCGCGTTTGCTGAACTGGTCGAACAACTCTACCAGTCGGTTGCCGATCACACGGAAGCCCACGTTATTAAAAAATTTGCCGCAACCGATTGTCTTTTAATCGACGAGTTGGGATATGTTGAGGTTGAGCCGGTGCAGGTCGGTCTGTTTTTTACCCTGATGAGCAGGCGTCATCAGAAAAAGACCACGCTGATTACATCAAATCTTGGCTTCTCTCAATGGTCGTCTTTTTTGAAAAACGACCATCTGACCGCTGCCCTGATCGACCGGTTGACGGAAAACAGCCATGTGATCAACATGAGAAACTGTGTAAGTCTGAGATCAAAGTTGGGAACAATATAA
- a CDS encoding CHC2 zinc finger domain-containing protein: MAGSRYTRQRLFTLRNHIPMNRVLEALSIPVSGQGKEYRFCCPVCNQFNTGINPKTNLARCFSCQKNYNTIDLVMVTKGCGFIDSVAYLETLKSDIPFQETKSAYPAKIVRQNKMVPISDIFKSLAPPESSSKRENQTIVELQKRITNLERFVKTLCEKIALIERS; encoded by the coding sequence ATGGCAGGTTCCCGTTATACCCGACAGAGACTGTTTACACTTCGTAATCACATCCCCATGAACAGGGTGCTTGAGGCCTTGTCTATCCCTGTATCCGGCCAGGGAAAAGAATACCGTTTCTGTTGCCCTGTCTGCAATCAATTTAATACCGGCATCAATCCAAAAACAAATCTGGCCCGATGCTTTTCCTGCCAAAAAAATTACAATACCATTGATCTTGTGATGGTAACCAAAGGCTGTGGGTTTATTGATAGTGTCGCATATCTTGAGACATTAAAGTCGGACATCCCGTTCCAAGAAACAAAATCAGCTTATCCCGCAAAAATCGTCAGGCAAAACAAAATGGTCCCCATCAGTGACATTTTTAAATCCCTGGCACCACCCGAATCTTCTTCAAAACGTGAAAATCAAACCATCGTCGAACTCCAAAAACGGATCACTAACCTGGAACGGTTCGTCAAAACTCTCTGCGAAAAAATAGCTTTAATAGAACGATCTTAG
- a CDS encoding helix-turn-helix domain-containing protein — protein sequence MIEPDKRKAIYLLHKEGIGIREISRQMNVSTNTVSAIIGQGGEMPQSTRSDKIAIDMELVEQVYLKCKGRVQRMHEILCEEHGIDIGYSTLTRIIRELGFGKRGKKRCGQVPDQPGAEMQHDTSPYRVKVANSIVLVQGSLLYFRYSKVRYLKFYRVFDRFAMKCFLHEALTFWQYAADECIIDNTNLARLYGTGKNAVIHPEMTQFAKQYGFEFVCHEKGHANRKAGNERGFYTVETNFFPGREFSGLEDMNRQAFEWSTQRMANRPTTKTRLIPARMFEYEKPYLKRLPVYVPAPYRVLERGTDQYGYTAVDGNYYWIPGVKRHDVKVLQYAEHLMVYRNRELLGRYPLPPDGVKNKRIPPEGQQITPYMPKNRKKPTTEQEKILRTAAEEIDEYLTFAIRNGVKQKHRFIRALYGLYRNVTLEMFIKTVSRALKYRITDIKIVERIATLQLTAGHFQSPLPQIDRQLEKRDAYVQGYFADDVNLRIYDNFTGEDNG from the coding sequence ATGATCGAACCGGACAAGCGTAAAGCGATTTATCTTCTGCACAAAGAAGGTATAGGAATCCGGGAAATTTCCCGGCAAATGAACGTCAGCACCAATACGGTGAGCGCCATCATCGGCCAGGGCGGCGAGATGCCGCAGAGTACCCGCAGCGACAAGATTGCCATCGACATGGAACTGGTCGAGCAGGTTTATCTGAAGTGCAAAGGCCGGGTTCAACGCATGCATGAAATCCTCTGCGAAGAGCACGGCATCGATATCGGCTATTCCACGTTGACTCGGATCATCCGGGAGCTTGGCTTTGGGAAAAGAGGAAAAAAACGCTGTGGTCAAGTACCTGACCAACCCGGGGCTGAGATGCAGCACGACACATCCCCGTATCGGGTCAAAGTTGCAAACTCGATAGTCTTAGTTCAGGGCAGTCTTTTGTATTTTCGTTACAGCAAAGTGCGGTACCTGAAGTTCTACCGGGTATTTGACCGGTTTGCAATGAAATGTTTTCTTCATGAAGCGCTGACCTTTTGGCAATATGCGGCAGACGAGTGCATCATTGACAACACGAATCTGGCCCGCCTTTATGGCACAGGGAAAAACGCGGTAATACATCCAGAAATGACACAATTTGCCAAACAGTACGGCTTTGAATTTGTCTGCCATGAAAAGGGTCATGCGAATCGAAAAGCCGGCAACGAACGCGGATTTTACACGGTTGAAACCAATTTTTTTCCCGGGCGTGAGTTTTCCGGTCTTGAAGACATGAACCGTCAGGCTTTCGAGTGGTCAACACAGCGGATGGCCAACAGGCCTACCACTAAAACCCGTTTGATCCCTGCTCGGATGTTTGAGTATGAAAAGCCGTATCTGAAAAGGCTGCCTGTTTATGTCCCGGCCCCCTACCGTGTACTGGAACGAGGCACCGACCAGTACGGATATACAGCCGTTGACGGCAATTATTATTGGATACCCGGCGTCAAACGTCATGATGTGAAGGTGCTGCAATATGCCGAGCACCTGATGGTCTACCGCAACCGCGAGCTGCTCGGTCGCTACCCGTTGCCGCCGGACGGCGTTAAAAACAAACGCATTCCTCCCGAAGGGCAACAAATAACGCCGTACATGCCCAAAAACCGAAAAAAGCCCACTACAGAACAGGAGAAAATATTACGAACGGCTGCTGAAGAGATTGATGAATATCTCACTTTTGCCATCAGAAACGGCGTCAAGCAGAAACACCGGTTCATTCGCGCACTGTATGGATTGTACCGGAACGTGACCCTTGAAATGTTCATCAAAACGGTCAGCCGGGCGTTAAAGTACCGGATCACTGACATCAAAATCGTTGAACGTATTGCCACGCTGCAATTGACGGCCGGTCATTTTCAATCGCCGCTGCCGCAGATCGACCGGCAGTTGGAAAAACGAGACGCTTATGTCCAAGGATATTTTGCCGATGACGTGAATCTGAGAATCTATGACAACTTCACAGGAGAAGACAATGGATGA
- a CDS encoding chromosome partitioning protein ParB, with product MVEQVEISSLDRRYEAYRIRSAVAEKSLLLSISSHGIREPLKGVGESRILLDGFKRLRCARKLNIGIVPYLSLADDEAAGIIELIRISNAKSLNILEQARLIDELLNVHQMSNAEIAELLERSKAWVSVRSGLICQMSQTVMDKIFNGQFPAYSFMYTLRQFMRINNVKKAQIDTFVDAVAGRHLSTRDIDLLANAYFKGSEEFRKQIDDGNISWSLGRLKQPSRSSNDCSEPERQILTALEVIGKYMQRFILKCNDSQLKSRPFYAQANLLSGGILRQLAPFTQTIRQFYDRTGQA from the coding sequence ATGGTCGAACAAGTTGAAATAAGCAGTTTAGATAGACGTTATGAGGCGTACAGAATCAGATCGGCCGTAGCTGAGAAGAGCTTGCTGTTGTCGATATCGTCTCATGGTATTCGAGAGCCGCTTAAGGGTGTGGGAGAAAGCCGCATTTTGCTCGACGGTTTCAAGCGACTCAGATGCGCGAGGAAGCTGAATATCGGCATCGTGCCGTACCTGTCGCTGGCCGACGACGAAGCGGCGGGCATTATCGAATTGATCCGTATCTCAAACGCTAAAAGCCTCAATATCCTGGAACAGGCCCGATTGATCGACGAGCTTTTGAACGTTCATCAAATGAGCAACGCCGAGATAGCCGAGTTGCTTGAAAGAAGCAAAGCATGGGTGAGTGTTCGCAGCGGGCTCATCTGTCAGATGAGCCAGACAGTAATGGACAAGATTTTTAACGGACAATTTCCAGCATACAGCTTCATGTACACCCTTCGCCAGTTTATGCGCATAAACAACGTAAAAAAAGCACAGATCGATACGTTTGTAGATGCAGTGGCAGGCAGGCATTTATCCACCCGAGATATCGATTTGCTTGCCAACGCTTATTTCAAGGGGTCTGAAGAGTTTAGAAAACAGATTGATGACGGCAACATATCGTGGAGTCTGGGTCGGTTAAAGCAACCCAGCCGATCATCGAATGATTGTAGTGAGCCAGAGCGACAGATCCTCACAGCCCTTGAGGTCATCGGCAAATATATGCAGCGGTTCATATTAAAATGTAACGACAGCCAGCTTAAAAGCCGTCCTTTTTATGCCCAGGCAAATCTTTTATCTGGCGGCATTTTGAGACAATTGGCTCCGTTTACCCAGACAATACGGCAATTTTATGATCGAACCGGACAAGCGTAA